Proteins encoded in a region of the Flavobacteriaceae bacterium HL-DH10 genome:
- a CDS encoding sugar transferase, with protein sequence MIKRVFDFVSSIIALLLLFPFLILIALLIKLDSKGPILFIQKRVGKHNKDFNIFKFRTMYAESQKKGLLTLGNHDSRITKVGYILRRYKIDEFPQLINILKGDMSFVGPRPELRYYVNFYSKDDMKIFQIRPGITGLASLKYRNEVELLKAAKNPEYFYTNTIIPDKLKYNKEYIKRRNFFFDLKLILITIIKVVTK encoded by the coding sequence ATGATTAAACGTGTTTTTGATTTCGTTTCTTCTATAATTGCATTACTTCTACTCTTTCCTTTTCTTATACTCATTGCTTTATTAATTAAACTAGATTCTAAAGGACCTATTTTATTTATTCAAAAGCGTGTTGGAAAACACAATAAAGATTTCAATATTTTTAAATTTAGAACCATGTACGCGGAATCCCAAAAAAAAGGATTGCTCACTTTAGGAAATCATGATTCTAGAATAACAAAAGTTGGTTATATCCTTAGGCGCTATAAAATTGATGAATTCCCTCAACTTATAAATATTTTAAAAGGCGATATGAGTTTTGTTGGACCAAGGCCAGAATTACGCTATTATGTTAATTTTTATAGTAAAGATGATATGAAAATATTCCAAATACGACCAGGTATTACTGGACTTGCATCTTTAAAATATAGAAATGAAGTAGAACTTTTAAAAGCAGCTAAAAATCCTGAATATTTTTATACAAATACTATTATTCCAGATAAATTAAAATACAATAAAGAGTATATAAAGCGACGAAACTTTTTTTTCGATTTAAAACTCATTTTAATTACTATAATAAAAGTGGTAACAAAATAA
- a CDS encoding alanine dehydrogenase: MSKPLSPFTKQQLLPQEETLEIYKRKGELFIGIPKETAFQEKRVCLTPDAVSAIVNNGHRVLLESGAGNGANFSDKDYSEAGAEITKDTKKVYACPMILKVEPPSLEEIKLMNPQAILISALQLKTQSKKYFEAIATKRITALAFEFIKDHDDIYPAVRSLSEIAGTASVLIAAELLTNSSKGGNGIMFGNISGVPPVEVVIIGAGTVAEFAARSSIGLGANVKIFDNSISKLRRIQTNLGRTLFTSTLQPKNLLKALKRCDVVIGAVRGTNRSPVIVSEMMVECMKKGSIIIDVSIDMGGCFETSEITSHKNPTFVKHDVIHYCVPNILARYSRTASISISNIFTPYLLKIAEDGGIENSLRFDRGLKNGLYFYHGILTSKSVGEWFDLKYSDINLLIF; encoded by the coding sequence ATGTCGAAACCACTTTCGCCTTTTACAAAACAACAACTCTTACCGCAAGAAGAAACTCTTGAAATCTATAAACGAAAAGGTGAACTTTTTATTGGAATTCCAAAAGAAACCGCTTTTCAAGAAAAGCGTGTTTGTTTAACGCCAGATGCTGTTTCTGCAATTGTGAACAATGGTCATAGAGTTCTTTTAGAATCTGGAGCTGGTAATGGCGCTAATTTTAGTGATAAAGATTATAGTGAAGCCGGAGCAGAGATAACAAAAGACACTAAAAAAGTATATGCTTGCCCCATGATTCTTAAGGTAGAGCCTCCTAGTCTTGAAGAGATTAAACTTATGAATCCGCAGGCCATATTAATCTCTGCACTGCAATTAAAAACACAAAGCAAAAAATATTTTGAAGCGATAGCAACCAAACGGATAACTGCCTTAGCTTTTGAGTTTATTAAAGATCATGACGATATTTATCCAGCAGTAAGATCCTTAAGTGAGATTGCTGGAACAGCGTCAGTATTAATCGCAGCCGAGTTGTTAACTAACAGTAGTAAGGGCGGTAACGGTATTATGTTTGGTAATATTAGCGGAGTTCCTCCTGTTGAAGTTGTAATTATTGGAGCTGGCACAGTAGCAGAATTTGCAGCTAGAAGCTCTATAGGGCTTGGTGCCAATGTTAAAATATTTGATAATTCTATTTCAAAATTACGACGTATACAAACAAATTTAGGCAGAACACTTTTCACATCGACTTTGCAGCCCAAAAACTTACTTAAAGCTTTAAAACGTTGTGATGTCGTTATTGGCGCCGTGCGAGGAACTAATAGATCACCTGTTATAGTTTCTGAAATGATGGTGGAATGCATGAAAAAAGGATCTATAATTATTGATGTAAGTATTGATATGGGAGGCTGTTTTGAAACGAGCGAAATAACATCACATAAAAATCCAACATTTGTTAAGCACGATGTTATACATTATTGTGTTCCTAATATTCTGGCAAGATACTCACGTACTGCTTCGATTTCTATTAGTAATATTTTTACGCCTTATTTATTAAAAATTGCTGAAGATGGCGGTATAGAAAATTCTCTTAGATTTGATAGAGGTTTAAAAAATGGGTTGTATTTTTACCACGGAATTTTAACAAGCAAATCTGTTGGTGAATGGTTCGATTTAAAATATAGCGATATTAATCTTCTCATATTTTAA
- a CDS encoding outer membrane beta-barrel family protein: protein MSTILYMRITKLPYFILLFFSTLCFSQNYSIQGLLQDENNQPIAFANAILVDLDDINIIKGTITDELGNFTLDNLKSGDYILKISFLGFKEYTTRVELDRNIDFEIITLNETPQELNGVTVIAKRPVVKRLVDRIVFNVENSTLSNNNVLDVLKHTPGVLISNDKITIKNTTPIVYINDRKVHLSIEDVQQLLEGTPANNIKSIEVITSPPAKYEAEGGAVLNIVTSKNIIAGYNGSIFGNYKQGSKFPKYSLGTSHFFKAKKLNTYINYNINPREDFKFVREDVSFIENAKTISSWESLSEERSKSVNQNLSGNIDYNINENNRLGFSTNLLIKPRANTRELTDSETEVFNSNKVLDSSFNSKNNQVEEVFNLAFTLDYLHEFKRLGDKLSANIHHTSYDFSSFQNVSTNYLLPDDIFFRNNKFQTFSSQVIKLYTGQLDYELPISDLSQFETGLKVSNINSQNILDQFSFENDLRKKDLENSDTFLYDETNYAVYTSYSKDWSSWSFKSGLRIEYTDISGNSLSTNQINNNEYFKVFPSFYLKNNLNDSNEIYFKYNKRIYRPRYSQLNPFKYFLNDNAYITGDPNLKPQIDDSFTLGYTFKKDYTFELYYRYENNPAIQVLFQDNENNKLTYRHTNIDRSISYGLDFMTYTKVLSEWNLYVLSSLYYYDEQFIALESNNELLSNDKWSVYAQIFNYFTFLKDKSLIANISFLFISRTVSGPTDISSKSGLDINIKKTLWNNKGSISFGVTDIFNDLNENQYTKYLNQDILTKLRPESRLITIGFNYKFGNFKLTTNKKNIDLIERERLGDK from the coding sequence GTGAGTACGATTTTATATATGAGAATTACGAAACTGCCTTATTTTATTTTACTCTTTTTTTCTACACTTTGTTTTTCACAAAACTATAGTATTCAAGGGCTTTTGCAAGACGAAAATAATCAACCGATAGCGTTCGCTAATGCTATTTTAGTTGATCTGGATGATATAAATATTATAAAAGGAACTATTACAGATGAACTAGGGAATTTTACTCTTGATAATTTAAAGTCAGGCGATTATATATTAAAAATTAGTTTTTTAGGTTTTAAAGAATATACTACAAGAGTTGAGCTTGATAGAAATATTGATTTTGAAATAATAACGCTTAATGAAACTCCGCAGGAACTTAATGGAGTTACCGTTATTGCAAAGCGACCTGTAGTGAAACGTTTGGTTGATAGAATTGTTTTTAATGTTGAAAATTCTACATTATCTAATAATAATGTTTTAGATGTTTTAAAGCACACGCCTGGGGTTCTAATTAGTAATGATAAGATAACAATAAAGAACACTACACCAATAGTATATATAAATGATAGAAAAGTTCATTTATCTATAGAAGATGTTCAGCAATTACTTGAAGGAACTCCTGCAAATAATATAAAGTCTATAGAAGTTATAACAAGTCCTCCAGCAAAGTATGAAGCAGAAGGTGGAGCTGTTTTAAACATTGTAACTAGTAAGAATATTATAGCTGGTTATAATGGTTCTATTTTTGGTAATTACAAGCAAGGTAGTAAGTTTCCTAAATATTCTTTAGGTACTAGTCATTTTTTTAAAGCTAAAAAATTAAATACTTACATTAATTATAATATTAACCCAAGAGAGGATTTTAAATTTGTTAGAGAGGATGTGAGTTTTATAGAGAATGCTAAAACTATTTCAAGTTGGGAGTCTCTTTCGGAAGAAAGGAGTAAATCGGTAAATCAAAATTTATCAGGAAATATTGATTATAATATTAATGAGAATAATCGTTTAGGGTTTTCTACAAACTTATTAATAAAACCAAGAGCTAATACTAGAGAGTTAACTGACTCTGAAACTGAAGTTTTTAATTCTAATAAAGTATTAGATTCTTCATTCAATTCTAAGAACAATCAAGTTGAGGAGGTTTTTAATTTAGCATTTACACTAGATTACCTTCATGAATTCAAAAGATTAGGAGATAAGCTCTCTGCTAATATTCACCATACGAGTTATGATTTTTCAAGTTTTCAAAATGTTAGCACTAATTACTTATTACCAGATGATATTTTTTTTAGAAATAATAAATTTCAAACCTTTTCTAGTCAAGTTATAAAGTTATATACAGGTCAACTAGATTATGAATTGCCTATTAGCGATTTGTCACAATTTGAAACGGGTTTAAAAGTCTCCAATATTAATTCTCAAAATATATTAGATCAATTTTCTTTTGAAAACGATTTAAGAAAAAAAGATTTAGAAAATTCAGATACTTTTTTATATGATGAAACGAATTATGCAGTATATACAAGCTACTCAAAAGATTGGAGTTCTTGGAGCTTTAAATCAGGTTTAAGAATTGAGTATACTGATATTTCAGGCAACTCTTTATCAACGAATCAAATTAATAACAATGAATATTTTAAAGTTTTTCCTTCATTTTATTTAAAGAATAACTTAAATGATAGCAATGAAATATATTTTAAATATAATAAACGTATTTATCGACCTAGGTATAGTCAATTAAATCCTTTTAAATATTTCTTAAATGATAATGCTTATATTACTGGAGACCCTAATTTGAAACCTCAAATTGATGATTCTTTTACTTTAGGTTACACTTTTAAAAAAGATTATACGTTTGAATTGTACTATCGTTATGAAAATAATCCAGCAATTCAGGTTTTATTTCAAGATAACGAAAATAATAAGCTAACATATAGGCATACTAATATTGATAGAAGTATTTCTTACGGACTAGATTTTATGACGTATACAAAAGTTTTATCAGAATGGAATTTATATGTTTTATCATCATTATACTATTATGATGAACAGTTTATTGCTTTAGAAAGTAATAATGAATTATTATCAAATGACAAGTGGTCTGTTTATGCACAAATATTTAATTATTTTACATTTTTAAAAGATAAAAGCTTAATAGCTAATATTTCTTTTTTGTTTATTTCTCGAACAGTTAGTGGACCAACGGATATCAGTTCTAAATCTGGATTAGATATAAACATAAAAAAAACACTTTGGAATAATAAAGGTTCTATTAGTTTTGGAGTTACAGATATTTTTAATGACTTAAATGAAAATCAGTATACAAAATATTTAAACCAAGACATTCTAACAAAGCTTCGTCCAGAAAGTAGATTAATAACTATTGGATTTAATTATAAATTTGGAAATTTTAAATTGACTACTAATAAAAAAAATATTGATCTAATAGAAAGAGAAAGGTTAGGTGATAAATAG
- the tsaE gene encoding tRNA (adenosine(37)-N6)-threonylcarbamoyltransferase complex ATPase subunit type 1 TsaE — protein sequence MEIRYSLDEVEDVAKKLIKSVNSKTLLLYGNMGVGKTTLIKAMAKVLGSHDEVSSPTFSIVNEYELDQSSIYHFDLYRINDIEEAYNFGIEEYLYSNNWSIIEWPDIVKDILPDHFNRIDLVLNDDNSRTLKLSINQKNKTNLLEKHD from the coding sequence TTGGAAATAAGATATAGTTTAGACGAAGTAGAAGATGTTGCTAAAAAGTTAATTAAAAGTGTTAATTCTAAAACACTTTTACTATATGGAAATATGGGTGTTGGAAAAACAACATTAATTAAAGCCATGGCTAAAGTTTTAGGAAGTCATGATGAAGTTAGTAGTCCAACATTTTCAATTGTAAATGAATATGAACTAGACCAAAGTAGTATTTATCATTTCGATTTATATAGAATAAATGACATTGAAGAAGCTTATAATTTTGGAATTGAAGAATATCTATATTCAAATAACTGGTCTATTATAGAATGGCCAGATATTGTTAAAGATATTTTACCAGATCATTTTAATAGAATTGATTTAGTATTAAATGATGACAATTCCAGAACATTAAAGCTTAGTATTAACCAAAAAAATAAAACAAATTTGCTTGAAAAACATGACTAA
- a CDS encoding PglZ domain-containing protein, with protein MNTIKILWVDDEIDLLKPHILFLEKKNYNVTTCKSGSEAIDILDDENFDIVFLDENMPGLTGLETLNEIKEKQSNLPVVMITKSEEEYIMEEAIGNKIADYLIKPVNPNQILLSLKKNLDHSRLISEKTTSNYQQEFRKISMDLSMVNSYEEWVALYQKLIYWELQLEDIEDIGMFEILESQKNEANSQFGKFIEKRYEDWFKPHTDAPIMSHTLFKERIAPELNKEQPTLLVVIDNLRYDQWKVFEPVINNFYKKEKEEAFFSILPTATQYARNAIFSGLMPSDMEKLFPEYWKNDTDDGGKNLFEAEFLESQMKRLSLTNLNYEYHKITNLKAGKKLVENFNSLKNNDLTVIVYNFVDMLSHSKTEMEVVKELASNDKAYRSLTHSWFKNSPLLEMIQQAQQLGFKLILTTDHGTINVKNPSKVIGDRDTSLNLRYKTGRSLTYDKKDVLAIKNPKDIHLPSISMNSSYIFAKNDLFFAYPNNYNHYVSYFRNTYQHGGVSLEEMIIPFVVFTPK; from the coding sequence ATGAATACTATAAAAATACTTTGGGTAGATGATGAAATTGATTTATTAAAACCTCATATTTTATTTCTTGAAAAGAAGAATTATAATGTAACCACTTGCAAAAGTGGCTCTGAAGCTATTGATATATTGGATGATGAAAATTTTGATATTGTATTTTTAGACGAAAATATGCCAGGACTTACTGGTCTTGAAACTTTAAATGAAATAAAAGAAAAACAAAGTAATCTTCCTGTAGTAATGATTACTAAGAGTGAGGAAGAATACATTATGGAAGAAGCTATTGGTAATAAAATAGCAGATTATTTAATAAAACCAGTAAATCCAAACCAAATACTTTTAAGTTTAAAAAAGAATTTAGACCACTCGAGATTAATATCTGAAAAAACGACCTCAAACTACCAGCAAGAGTTTAGAAAAATTTCTATGGATTTATCTATGGTAAATTCCTATGAAGAATGGGTCGCTTTATACCAAAAACTCATTTATTGGGAATTACAACTTGAAGATATTGAAGATATTGGCATGTTTGAAATTCTAGAGTCTCAAAAAAATGAAGCAAATTCTCAATTTGGGAAATTTATAGAAAAAAGATATGAAGATTGGTTTAAACCTCATACTGATGCTCCAATCATGTCTCATACACTTTTTAAAGAAAGAATAGCTCCAGAATTAAATAAAGAGCAACCTACATTATTAGTGGTTATAGATAATTTACGATATGACCAATGGAAAGTTTTTGAACCTGTCATTAATAATTTTTATAAAAAAGAAAAAGAAGAAGCGTTTTTTAGCATCTTACCAACCGCAACACAATATGCTAGAAATGCTATTTTTTCAGGCTTAATGCCAAGTGATATGGAAAAACTTTTTCCTGAATACTGGAAAAACGATACTGATGATGGTGGGAAAAATCTTTTTGAAGCTGAGTTTTTAGAATCACAAATGAAACGCTTAAGCTTAACCAACTTAAATTACGAATATCATAAAATTACAAATTTAAAAGCTGGAAAAAAACTTGTTGAAAATTTTAATTCTTTAAAAAATAACGATTTAACTGTTATTGTATATAATTTTGTTGATATGCTATCTCATTCAAAAACAGAAATGGAAGTTGTAAAAGAATTAGCATCTAATGACAAAGCATACCGATCATTAACACATAGTTGGTTTAAAAACTCTCCTTTACTAGAAATGATACAACAAGCACAGCAGCTGGGTTTTAAATTAATACTAACAACAGATCATGGCACTATTAATGTTAAAAACCCGTCAAAAGTAATTGGAGACAGAGATACAAGTTTAAATTTGAGATACAAAACTGGTAGAAGCCTAACTTATGACAAAAAGGATGTACTTGCTATAAAAAATCCAAAAGACATACATTTGCCGTCCATCTCAATGAATAGCTCATATATATTTGCTAAAAATGATTTATTTTTTGCATATCCAAACAACTACAATCATTATGTTAGTTATTTTAGAAACACGTATCAGCATGGAGGTGTTTCATTAGAAGAAATGATTATTCCATTTGTAGTATTTACCCCTAAATAA
- a CDS encoding HD domain-containing protein, producing MNKLKILNDPIYGFITIPNSLIFDLIQHKYFQRLRRITQMGMSYMVYPGAHHTRFHHAIGCVHLMQQAINVLRFKGVAISNNEEDALYVAILLHDIGHGPFSHAMEHSIVNNVSHEQISLLFMEQLNEEFNGSLTLAIQIFKGKYHRNFMCQLISGQFDMDRADYLKRDSFYTGVAEGNINSERLITMLNVVDDELVVEEKGIYSVEKFIIARRLMYWQVYLHKTGLVAEQLLIRVLKRAKELTTKGDVLNASASLKYFLNNEISIEDFNLETLDVFSQLDDYDVISAMKEWQYHDDFVLSNLCEMIINRVLLKIKLKNKPIKILSLEKHIEALILEHKITRAEAEYFVFTGSISNQAYQLKHQSINILHKSGKIQDIVKASDQLNLKALSKPVTKYYICYPKVKL from the coding sequence TTGAACAAACTTAAAATATTAAACGACCCAATTTACGGTTTTATTACCATTCCAAATTCTCTTATTTTTGATTTAATACAGCATAAGTATTTTCAAAGATTAAGAAGAATTACGCAAATGGGTATGTCTTACATGGTTTATCCTGGAGCCCATCATACACGTTTTCATCATGCTATTGGTTGTGTGCATTTAATGCAGCAAGCTATCAATGTGCTTCGTTTTAAGGGGGTTGCGATTTCTAATAATGAAGAAGATGCGCTGTATGTTGCTATTTTATTACACGATATTGGTCATGGTCCATTTTCACATGCGATGGAACATTCTATAGTAAATAATGTATCTCATGAACAAATTTCATTGCTTTTTATGGAGCAATTGAATGAAGAATTTAACGGAAGTTTAACGCTTGCCATTCAGATTTTTAAAGGAAAATATCACAGAAACTTTATGTGTCAACTTATTTCTGGGCAATTTGATATGGATCGTGCCGATTATTTAAAACGTGATAGCTTCTATACAGGAGTTGCTGAAGGTAATATAAATAGTGAGCGATTAATTACCATGCTAAATGTTGTTGATGATGAGTTGGTAGTTGAAGAAAAAGGCATTTATAGTGTTGAAAAATTTATTATCGCACGTCGTTTAATGTATTGGCAAGTTTATTTACATAAAACAGGATTGGTTGCCGAACAGTTGTTAATTAGGGTTTTAAAACGTGCTAAAGAATTAACTACAAAAGGAGATGTGCTTAATGCAAGTGCTTCACTTAAGTATTTTTTGAATAATGAAATTTCAATAGAAGATTTTAATTTAGAAACACTTGATGTTTTTTCTCAATTAGATGATTATGATGTTATTTCAGCTATGAAAGAGTGGCAGTATCATGATGATTTTGTACTGAGTAACTTGTGTGAAATGATTATTAATAGGGTTTTATTGAAAATTAAGCTTAAAAACAAGCCAATTAAAATTTTAAGTTTAGAAAAACATATTGAAGCATTAATTTTAGAGCATAAAATAACTAGAGCTGAAGCCGAATATTTTGTATTTACTGGTAGTATTTCAAATCAAGCTTATCAACTAAAACATCAGAGCATTAATATATTGCATAAGTCAGGAAAAATACAAGATATCGTTAAAGCTTCAGATCAACTAAATCTAAAAGCACTATCAAAACCGGTAACTAAATATTATATATGTTATCCCAAAGTTAAACTTTAG
- the lpxD gene encoding UDP-3-O-(3-hydroxymyristoyl)glucosamine N-acyltransferase: MKFTAQQIAGILEGDVVGNPDAEVSNLSKIEEGFDGALTFLANPKYTPYIYTTKASITIVNKTFEPDSEIKTTLIKVDDAYLSFSKILEYYNSVKLNKVGVEQPSFISESSKFGDNFYAGAFSYIGDNVILGDNVKIFPNVYVGDNVKIGDNSIIFSGAKIYSETSIGKNCVIHSGAIIGADGFGFAPNEEGGYSKIPQIGNVIIEDFVDIGAVTTIDRATLGSTIIRAGVKLDNQIQIGHNVEIGKNTVIAAQTGIAGSAKVGENCQIGGQVGIAGHITIGNNVRIQAQSGIARNVKDHEMIQGSPALALSDYNKSYVHFKNLPKIVKNINDLEKKVNGNS, encoded by the coding sequence GTGAAGTTTACAGCACAACAAATAGCAGGCATTTTAGAAGGAGATGTTGTAGGAAATCCTGATGCCGAAGTCTCAAATCTTTCTAAAATAGAGGAGGGTTTTGATGGCGCTTTAACTTTTTTAGCCAATCCAAAATACACACCTTATATATATACAACTAAGGCTTCAATAACTATTGTAAATAAAACATTTGAGCCAGATAGTGAAATTAAAACAACACTCATTAAGGTTGATGATGCGTATTTATCCTTTTCAAAAATATTAGAATATTATAATTCTGTTAAGCTTAATAAAGTAGGAGTTGAGCAGCCATCATTTATCTCAGAATCTTCGAAATTTGGCGATAATTTTTATGCTGGAGCATTTTCATATATTGGTGATAATGTAATCTTAGGAGATAATGTAAAGATTTTTCCAAATGTTTATGTTGGTGATAATGTAAAAATAGGAGATAATTCCATTATATTTTCTGGCGCCAAAATTTATTCTGAAACAAGTATTGGTAAAAATTGTGTTATTCACTCTGGAGCTATAATTGGAGCTGATGGTTTTGGTTTTGCTCCTAATGAAGAAGGCGGATATAGTAAAATTCCACAAATAGGAAATGTAATTATAGAAGATTTTGTTGATATTGGTGCCGTTACTACTATAGATAGAGCTACTTTAGGGTCAACTATTATTAGAGCAGGGGTAAAATTAGATAATCAAATTCAAATAGGTCATAATGTTGAAATTGGTAAAAATACTGTAATAGCTGCTCAAACTGGTATAGCAGGATCTGCTAAGGTTGGTGAGAATTGTCAAATTGGAGGACAAGTAGGTATTGCAGGGCATATTACTATTGGAAACAATGTTAGAATTCAAGCACAATCAGGTATTGCAAGAAATGTTAAAGACCATGAAATGATTCAAGGGTCTCCAGCCCTTGCATTAAGTGATTATAATAAGTCGTATGTGCATTTTAAAAATTTGCCTAAAATTGTAAAAAATATTAATGATTTAGAAAAAAAAGTTAATGGGAATAGTTAA